Below is a window of Chelmon rostratus isolate fCheRos1 chromosome 23, fCheRos1.pri, whole genome shotgun sequence DNA.
CCCAGGAGCTGGAGAAGCGACTGAGCATGCTCTCTCACAGGAGCAGCACAGGTAGAGCCACGTGACTGTAGTGCTGTGCTCAGATTCAGAGAGGcaatgaaaaaaagtgaaactgcaGCTAAAAGTTTGCAAATCTTCCTACTCTGAATGTTTACCTTTACATAGTCATCCCAAAGCACCCATGACCACTGTCTTACTGCAGGGACCCCTCTTCCCCACCAAAGAGTATAAATGATACATTGGATTTTAATAATGCTGTACTTTAGTTGTACTGTAGTTTGCAAATTTGACATTGCGCACACAggtgatttattatttatattatgtGGTGAATATCAGGGAGAGAAGTGGCTGAAAAACAGACATAATGATGTTATTATGCTTTATATGCTTTATTGatgagagcattttttttttggtaaagcTAGTGATTAAATTCAATAAAGGTTTATTCTCTTTCTGGGCAGCCTCGTCCTCATACTGCCCGTCTACTGGGGGAGACGACCGCAGCATATCCGGTTCGTCCGATGCGTCAGACACTAGCCAATCGGACTGCAGCATTGGCAGCCGGCTGGCCATTTGGACCGAACCGGCCTCCAACCCACCTGAAAGCACCGGCCATGTGGGCTCTAAAGCAGCGATGCAGAGCGTTGAGAAGCTTTCCGTTAACCAGGGAGGTGGGAACCGGCCTCCTGCCAAGCCCCCCAGGCAGCTTCAGGAGATCGGCCGCCAGAGCTCGTCTGATAGTGGCATCGCCACTGGCAGCCACTCCTCTTATTCTGGAAGTTTCTCCTCCTACACAGGCAGCCTGGATATCACCCCTGGGGAGGACTTTGGGTCTGTTTTCAGCTTGCCTCCCCACTTGGCTCAAGACCTGAGCCCTTGTACTTGCCTCACTGCCCCTGTACATGAATACCAGGTACCAACATCACTTAGGTATCTCTATGACACTCCCAGGAGTCTGTTacaggagggaggtggaggtgccAAAGACGGTGAACCCTCCACCCCAACTAAGGACACTCCTGCCTCAGCAGACTCAGAAGAGGGGGATAACAGCAGCGGGGTGACCTGTGGGGGTCACTCAGAACCTACTAAAAGACAGTCAATGAGTGAACACTTACCAGGCCCCTCAGAGGAGAGTAAGAAAACCAAGGTGGCGCCCTCTAGTGAACACCCAGACTCCtgtcacatctgcagctctctcaCATCTGTCTCCAAAACCATCGTGACCATCTGTTCAGTGTGTGGTGGATTTAAGgtgagtaaaaaaaatatgattctGTGTCAGTTGTGTGGActaaaatcttgttttttttgcgTATTTCTACCTTTTTTGTCAGAGACAGACTTGATTTAAGCTCAGAAACAAGTGTAGTTCTATTCTCGTTGGCCATCTGTTTgcctcaaaaaaaaagaaaaaaagtcgTGTTCCCTGTTCAGATAGTCTCCTGAACGTGCTCTGCTTTATAACTCCCTGTCATACAGTAGCAGCTTGTGTGAACAGGCCTTATCATCACTCTATCATCTGTTCTGGAGCACGCTGTCAATATGACCTTCGTGGTATCATGCAGGCTGACGGTGATGCCGCCCTGTGTTGGgtgtcaaaacaacaaacagtccCATGGTCCATCTGTCTGACAAGTTAGCATTTCAGCAGCCCGTTGATGTTGACACTGTCCTTGTATCCAGCAGATTTAGGCCTTGTGAGTGACTTGTGGTTATTCCCTATGTACACCTCTACCGCCTATGTAGAGGtatattctttctttctttttttttttgagaagtACATGTAAACTCCAAACTGAATGTCATTCAAGTTCGGTTGCAGCTTTTATACccaggataaaaaaaagaagcttctTCAAGTAAAACATTCTCACTATAAACGAGGTTCAGTTGTCTCCCAGATGGTTGGCTTGGCAATCGTGGTGTTGGTGCTTGTTTCTTCTTCAGAGTTTGATCCATATATGTTTGAGAACTGCGATaagcaattattttcattatcgattcaTCTGgggattattttctcaatcaattGGTTTTGAAAATTGTTAAAAATGCCCATCAGAATTTACCAACAGCTAAGTTTGCATTTTCAATTCTCCTGTTTTATGCAGCCAGCTGTCCAAAACCCAGTGATATCCAATTTAACATCACAGAAGTCTGAAGAAATTAGCAAATTTTCATACTTTTTAGTGCTGGAGCCAGAGCATGTTTGCCATTTTGCTTTAAAACGACTTCaatcaattaaaataattgtgGATGAATTTTCTGATGACCAGCTGTTTCAGTTGTGCTGTGTGTTCTCCATTGATAAGCTGCTGCGAAGGAAGGCGTGTTGGGTAGAAATCAGTTTTTGCCCTTTGATGTTTTCAGGTGGATCCTGCTTGGCTGTGGTATATATTGTCATTTATACGAGATTTCTGGTTGTGAATTTGTTCTTCATGTCTGTGATTCATTAGAAATCTGCACAACATTATCAAGTATTGTCTTGGCATTTGTAGTgcaggaattttttttttaaggctgaaCTTAAGCTATGATTTCAGTTTCCTTAGTAGAAGGTGCAAATTCAGGAAAAGCTTTTCTGTCCATAAGTCACTTTTATTGAATCCTCTAAACATATAGCTCCACCTGCTGGTAGTGCATTTAGTTAAGAATGCAATTTGCGTTTGATTAcctgaataaaatgttttctttgtttctcttgagTCAGTCCTCAGTTAACTAAATTAAGCAGAGTTATTGGCTAGAAGCTGATGGATCAGGCATGAGCAGTGTGGGAGGGCATTTATCACCCTCAGCATGAGCAACACAATCCACCCCTGTATTTACTGGCTCACAGCGACAGGGCTAgttcaaaagaaaacattcaacCATAACTCAGTCCTCAAACAaatgtcatttcacatttttgaagTATATTCATGAATCCACGAAGGTCATTTTATCATAATTAGTTGTACTATAATTGCAGTCGCGCAGAGGGGGAGTGTGGGTAATAAATCTACAACACATCAAAGTGTGGAATATGCTCTGTGTGATGGATGTAGTCATCTGACATCCGGACATGACATTCAGAGCCATCACACCTCTCAGCACAGTCCACTGTGGTGATCTTTTAAAGGATAAGCCTGGTGATACtgcatatttttgttattatcagcattttttattataaggccaaaagcaacaatgaattgatcctactAAGAAGTATTGTCTGTGTAGCCAAATCCTGATATAGCTTATTGCACATGGCACATAAATACCATCTAATTAAGCCAGTTTTGCATTAAGAATGGGGTTTGTGTAATTTCCTATTTAATCTCACAGGGGACACCGTGCATCCCTGCGAGTGGTTCAGTGATACCTGCCATACCAGGTAAGTGTTATCACCTGAAATAATGTATGCACGCTGCACGCATTGATTTCCTGCATGCATGAACAGAGTTGTTGCACGTTTGAGAGAAAGCGTTCACGGTTTGCTGTAGCAgcttattgatttgatttgggaaatgtgtgttgaagggttggttttttttttgccttagaaaatcatttttcaaatcCAGCAGATCAAAGTGTTGACAAATCACCATGCAGACCCAGTACTGCCAGTGAAGACAATATTGCAGAGAATAAAATTCTGGAGGAATCCTGTGCCTCTCCTGGCTCTGGAAGCATCCACAGCTCAGAGGAGCCAACAGGGCGGACGGGTGACGATTCACCGCTGCCAAAAAAAGGAAGAGTGAAATTAGCCAGTCTCTTAGCCGATCTGTTAGGGTTTCCAACTGCAGAGAGGCAGCCAGAGGCGACGACTAACAGACTGAACTTGTATGAGTCAATGAGCCCAAGATTTGGAAATGAGCTCAGATATGCACCAACTGGCTCCTGTGTACCATCACAAGTTTCCCAGCAAGACAAAAGAGCTGTCATTTATGAAAGCTGTTATAAGTGTCAAGGAGAGCACTGCAACCCTCCTCCACGGGTTGCACCTGCTGAAATGTACCGCAACAGGAATGTTTCCACTGCACAAACCTTTCCACCTGGCCTGCACCTGAAGAAGAGCCGGGAACATGGAGTTGCTGCTAATGAGGAGCTGCTCTATCAAGCTGGCAGTGATGGATCACAGAGTGTGGACAGGCAGTGTCAGTATGAAGAGATGAATGGCTGGACGGTGACCAGCGAAGGTAAGAGGCCTCTTCAAAGCTTCTACGATTCCTCTGGtgtccttttcctcttcagtCCTTTGAAATGgatcttcttcttgtttctgttctgttgttcttgttatcatcaataaaaacacactttcctcCTGTCCTTTGTTTAATCaactgcttgttttctctctgcactctGAGATCTCTCCTTTTGTTGCTTTAACGACTGAGCTGTTTGAGAGTTGTGAACTGCTAGAACAGTAGTGATTTATAGGCTCTACTTGAGACTGACTGATGAAATACAAAATCAGTACCATGTTCTAATAAAGCCACAGTTGTAAAGGGTTATAAGTCATAGCTGTCTTAACTAATGGTTAATAAATCATTCACTTATGCGTTATAAATCAGCTGTAAGAcaacttttgggttgccaggttgtaaaatgtatttgactGAGAGGGCTTTATGATTGCTTACCTTTTGTAAACGGGTATTTAGCTTATCAAGCCTTTATTAATGGATTGCCAACATTTATGAGATCATTATTATCAGCTTGTAAATGAGCTATAAAACATTAGTCAATTATTGGCTGTCACTAATGAGCCATCATTAAAACTTCTATAAAAGGTACCATATTGGAAAGTGGTTCCAAAAAAACAGATAACAATATGTTGGCCATGGCTCTTTTTTCAATAGAAAACATTTCTGATGAGAATGTCTTAAACGATTGtggaaaaattgtgaaaaatgtatttgttagcactctctggtggacaaactatgtaattGCGGCACTATTTGTAAAGAACCTTGAACACAGTCTCTTTAGCGTTTCCCTTTTAAAGTTTCTTGTTGACTTTTTGGCTGATATATGCTCTTATTAGGTGCCCCTATCTTAAATGAATGCAGTCTAATAGGACAGTCCTACATTCTATCCTGTTATAGGGACTGgtgtttattattttgtccaccccatttcACTTGTTGACGGTAGACTTATTAAcaaacacctctctgtataaTTCTAACCTTCACGATGGGAGGACTGATGGCAGGACGgttgtattggactgcattaATTTTAGCTAGCTGTACCTACTAAACTGGCAACTGTGTATCAGCTGATTGCATCTTAATGCAGATATGTCTGTAGTTATATTGACTAATTGCAGCGgagaaatgccaaacatttgcttgaGGTCATTTAGGGACTGTGTTGCTGCCACAAAATGtccctctcatctcatctcatcacaCAATGTGGTCACAATTCACTAAATAGAAATAGAGATAGAAAGGAGTCCttatgaaaaatgtgttttgtgaaaacaaatgttatcAATTGGCAGATGCATCTTTTTAATTCTCATATCTGTTggtattaacattaaaaatccTATACTACTCACACTACAATATAAAGGCTCTCTAAATTTCTCTCTACATTGACAACGATGGTTGGATCTGACACTGTTTGCTGCATGTTGAAAGTCTTCACTAGCATGCAGGTAGTGATGTCTGTTTCTTGCACGTGAGTACGGCTGTCATTCCCAGCACCAGGGATGCTGTTTGAGGTGATGAATCAATCCACTGTTTTTTGTTCCCATCACTGGATCTGCAGGAATTCATGCATTTATACCCAGAGAGCACCCTGTCTGCTTTGATTCACTAAATGGATTAAGAGAGCCCAATGTgggattatttttctgtcctgGCTATTGCACAAAATTGGAGTTTAGTATcttatatttaaaacacactaTATTTTTCTCTTCCACCAGACAAAAGGCTTAATAGTAAAGAGGAAAGACGCAGAGCTGATCCTGCTTATGAGATCATGGAGAGTCGGGCGCCGGAGAGGAACTCCGAGGTAGGCCAATCCAAAACTCTCTAATCCGCTTTATGATATCAACCACTCACACATTTTGACTGTGTAACTCATTGTGCTCTGAGTTCAGCTAAACATTTTTTGGGGAAACGTCTGATAGCAGCTCACAGAGGTTAGTTTTTAAAAGAGGCTTGAGCAATATCTGaaatttaacatgaaaaaatatgttaaatcaGCACTTTGTAGTTTGGAATTTTAGTTAGTTGGATTAAGAGGTTGAGAAAATCGGGATTGTCTCTGTGATGCTCTCAGTCCATGTGATGTGCTGAAATCATAGCATTACAGCATTGCACATAATGTATGTGCATTCTCTTGAACTTAATCTTATGCATTTTAGGCtccagtgtgggtgtgtgatgaAACACATTGTTTGTAGTGGTGTTCATCCAGCCAAAAGTAAAAGAAGTCCAGCAGTAAAGCAGAAGGGTCGGATGATACGACCTCACAAATACTCAGTTGGTGTTCTAGCTCTCGTGAAACTCTCAGCTTTGTATTaaactgcattagttttatCCAGGTatacctaataaactggaaacTGTGCGTATATTAGTGCAGAAATGCCGTCACAGTTAACTGATTTATTCACCTCTATAATGCAAAATGAAACTGATTTAAGATAAATCAGTATGTCCTTTCTTGTTTTGGCCTGTTTTGGGCTTGACTCTGAGGTGTCATAGGTTGTTGTAGCTATTCGCTTTTTAAAGGGATggttggacattttgggaaataagcttatGCAGTTTCTTTCCaagatttagatgagaagattgataccactctcatgtccaTGTGTTATGACCAGAGCTAGAGCTAGGAGGAGATAAGCCTAGCATTAAGGCTAAACTAATCGGCCTGTGGATCCAGCTGTACACTTAACGCACACACATGGGAGTCGTATCTACTTATCTCACTTATGGGACAAGAGCCATGAAGTGTATTTCTGGAATAtagataatttctttattttccagaTGTGCATTGCACAGCCAGATGCTCCTGAATGTCATATGGAACACAATTTTCTAAAGACAATGCAAGTAGTTATAAAGCAAAGTATCCAACTGCTGGAAAATGTAACAATATAATCATCTGATTAGAGACTTTGGCTTTCATGTACAAGCCTCATTCATTCTCAGCATGATGGTGGTCCCATCAATGGATCCCTCTTTGTGTGCACTGTGGCCTCTCAGTGAGACTGAAAGCAATACGGCTGCACTCCACCACCAATTTTCACACCACAATAGCTGTGCTTACAGTGGCTGTCTGGAATCAGAGATTATGTGGCAGCAATTTAAAAGGCACGGTTATCCCTTCCATAACGATGAGGCATTGCAGACAGTGTTTCCGCATGTAAGTCATAGCCCTGAGCTCTGAGTAAATCCTGAATATCAGCCTCTGTCTATAAATACTGCTGACGTGTCCACCAAGCTGTTGAGGAGAAAGTCAGTCACATTTCTTATGTAATTAACTTAACAGTTTtttgctgtctctgtgtctcgGCAGGCAGAAGGAAAAAGCAAGTACGAGCTAATGGGCAGCTGTGGTCAGCAGAGGTTCCTGCAAGAGACTGAAGGTGAGTGACGCTGACATCAAGTGATGAACATAACCAGGTTGTTTTTTCTAGTCAGTTAATGGACAAATGGATACGGTCTCAGCCGTGCGTTACCCAGGCTTCTTACAATAACCAGGACTTACACTCACTCACAGATAGGGAATTAAATGGATGAGTCATGCACCTGGATCGTCATAGCTACAAAGGCATCACCTGCTGCTTGGTGAGCATGAAttgaaatgagtgaatgaataaaattaagCTTATTCAGTGTCAAAAAGCAGCTTGGCACAAGGCATAACAGTCAGAAGGGCGATGTTAGGAACAGACATGAACACCAGACATGCAATGTTTATACATACAGACTCATAATATCTGGAGCCAGTTGCAACAGCTCTTCAGAAGTTCAGCCTTGGCTAGTGGTGCGATGTAACTAAGTACTGCActgaagtatttccattttatgctgcttttttcttctatGTTTATTTGTCAGCTTTAGTTACTTGCTCCTTTGCAGAGACGAATTATGCATTTGTATAGATTTAGCTACCTGTCAGCACATAAAGTAGCTAAAATTAGCGCCAACTGTACCTGTTGCAACTTTAGTGATGCACCAATAATATAACATTCTGAAATTTGATGCACTGAAATAGATGAAGTAGTTGTTAAGAAATATTTTCACCCAGTAACAGCCATGTGTAACTGTTGTGGAGCTAACTGAACGA
It encodes the following:
- the LOC121626951 gene encoding uncharacterized protein LOC121626951, with protein sequence MTDSVVVEGYARLRDGKKWKTRWLVLRKPSPVAGAGVFLLASAESEQISFLFDCIVRGISPTRGPFGLRPVLPDPSSSQTNSEEKLNHEAQELEKRLSMLSHRSSTASSSYCPSTGGDDRSISGSSDASDTSQSDCSIGSRLAIWTEPASNPPESTGHVGSKAAMQSVEKLSVNQGGGNRPPAKPPRQLQEIGRQSSSDSGIATGSHSSYSGSFSSYTGSLDITPGEDFGSVFSLPPHLAQDLSPCTCLTAPVHEYQVPTSLRYLYDTPRSLLQEGGGGAKDGEPSTPTKDTPASADSEEGDNSSGVTCGGHSEPTKRQSMSEHLPGPSEESKKTKVAPSSEHPDSCHICSSLTSVSKTIVTICSVCGGFKGTPCIPASGSVIPAIPDQSVDKSPCRPSTASEDNIAENKILEESCASPGSGSIHSSEEPTGRTGDDSPLPKKGRVKLASLLADLLGFPTAERQPEATTNRLNLYESMSPRFGNELRYAPTGSCVPSQVSQQDKRAVIYESCYKCQGEHCNPPPRVAPAEMYRNRNVSTAQTFPPGLHLKKSREHGVAANEELLYQAGSDGSQSVDRQCQYEEMNGWTVTSEDKRLNSKEERRRADPAYEIMESRAPERNSEAEGKSKYELMGSCGQQRFLQETEGAVFVFPPEAPLPERPRSEGVTYVNIPVSPTSKKQLNYMELELQEPGPGTRGNSSTKYAQIDITATETAHKVGTQHALGRQEGLHTLELRRKATPH